From one Nonomuraea polychroma genomic stretch:
- a CDS encoding [protein-PII] uridylyltransferase: protein MRGEARSYAAARKERTADTDRWLKDLFRTASDGDQVSLVAVGSLGRGELAPGSDLDLVLLHNGRPDVARIADRIWYPVWDSAVNLDHSVRTVEEAVAVARQDLKAVLGLIQARHVAGDPELTRKAREAVLAEWRADSRRRLGELRDAVDKRAEVSGELAFLLEPDLKDGRGGLRDVQAMQAVAAAWVASAPGPRAREAYEFILDVRHALHVVTARGTDRLVLQEQDAVAGLLGLLDAEALMRRLAEAGRTISHAFDGTWRTVDRLLSGPAPRGRRPLADGVVEHGGEVVLARGINPRKDPVLVLRAAAAAADSGLPLAPATVSVLAAQSPPMPVPWPDEARDALVSILGAGRAAVPVWEELDQAGILVKLLPDWERVRHRPQRHPIHRFTVDRHLIEAAANAASHTREVSRPDLLLIGALLHDIGKGWPGDHSATGEVVVRDIATRLGLPAHDVDTLATVVRHHLLLPETATRRDLDDPVTIEKVAATVGSREVLDLLAALAVADGHATGPAAWNSWKAGLVADLVRRVRSVLAGSPPPKPPTLSPEQTSLARHGGGAVRVNGGSVTVVAPDRVGLLWSAAGVLSAHRLIVRSASSASAGSTAVIEFSVIPEYGTPPDPATLESDLRLVLAGRLDIEQRLARRSRAVRPPRVPVAPPRVTLVDDASATATVVEVRAHDRPGLLWRIGRAFGECGLDVRAARVETLGAEAVDVFYVVDRAGRPLSDDAQRAQVRDQVLAALR, encoded by the coding sequence GTGAGGGGAGAGGCCCGTTCGTACGCCGCGGCCCGCAAGGAGCGGACCGCGGACACCGACCGCTGGCTCAAGGATCTCTTCCGCACGGCGAGCGACGGCGACCAGGTTTCGTTGGTCGCCGTCGGCAGCCTCGGAAGGGGTGAGCTGGCCCCCGGCAGCGATCTCGACCTGGTCCTGCTGCACAACGGACGGCCCGATGTGGCCAGGATCGCCGACCGGATCTGGTATCCGGTCTGGGACTCTGCGGTCAACCTCGACCACTCCGTACGCACGGTCGAAGAGGCCGTGGCCGTCGCCCGGCAGGACCTGAAGGCCGTGCTCGGCCTCATCCAGGCCCGGCACGTGGCCGGCGACCCCGAGCTCACCAGGAAGGCCAGGGAGGCGGTGCTCGCCGAGTGGCGGGCGGACTCCCGGCGCAGGCTCGGCGAGCTGCGTGACGCGGTCGACAAGCGGGCCGAGGTCAGCGGCGAGCTGGCCTTCCTCCTCGAACCTGATCTCAAGGACGGCCGCGGCGGGCTCCGCGACGTCCAAGCGATGCAGGCCGTCGCGGCGGCCTGGGTCGCCTCCGCGCCGGGACCCCGCGCGCGAGAGGCCTACGAATTCATTCTCGACGTACGGCACGCACTGCACGTCGTCACCGCCCGCGGCACCGACCGGCTGGTCCTGCAGGAGCAGGACGCCGTGGCCGGGTTGCTCGGCCTGCTCGACGCCGAGGCGCTCATGCGCAGGCTCGCCGAGGCGGGCCGCACGATCTCTCATGCCTTCGACGGCACCTGGCGCACCGTTGACAGACTTCTGTCAGGCCCCGCTCCCCGAGGTCGCCGCCCGCTGGCGGACGGCGTGGTCGAGCACGGCGGCGAAGTGGTGCTCGCCAGGGGGATCAACCCTCGCAAGGACCCCGTTCTCGTGTTGCGCGCGGCGGCCGCCGCGGCCGACTCCGGGCTGCCTCTCGCACCCGCGACGGTGTCCGTTCTCGCAGCTCAGTCGCCCCCCATGCCGGTGCCGTGGCCCGACGAGGCCCGCGACGCGCTGGTGTCGATCCTCGGCGCCGGCCGCGCCGCCGTGCCCGTGTGGGAGGAGCTCGATCAGGCGGGCATCCTTGTCAAGCTGCTTCCTGACTGGGAGCGGGTGCGTCACCGTCCACAGCGTCACCCGATCCACCGCTTCACCGTCGACCGGCACCTCATCGAGGCCGCCGCGAACGCCGCCAGCCACACCCGCGAGGTCTCCCGTCCCGACCTGCTGCTGATCGGGGCGCTCCTGCACGACATCGGCAAGGGCTGGCCCGGCGACCACTCGGCCACAGGCGAGGTCGTGGTACGCGACATCGCCACCCGCCTCGGCCTGCCCGCGCACGACGTGGACACGCTGGCCACGGTCGTACGCCACCACCTGCTGCTGCCCGAGACCGCCACCCGCAGGGATCTCGACGACCCGGTCACGATCGAGAAGGTCGCCGCCACCGTAGGCTCCCGGGAGGTCCTCGACCTGCTGGCCGCGCTGGCGGTCGCCGACGGTCACGCGACCGGGCCCGCCGCCTGGAACAGCTGGAAGGCCGGGCTGGTCGCCGACCTCGTACGCCGGGTGAGGTCCGTGCTGGCCGGCTCGCCGCCGCCCAAGCCGCCCACCCTGTCGCCGGAGCAGACCTCGCTGGCCAGGCACGGCGGCGGCGCCGTGCGTGTCAACGGGGGATCCGTCACGGTCGTCGCCCCTGACCGGGTGGGACTGCTCTGGAGCGCGGCCGGCGTGCTGTCCGCCCACCGGCTCATCGTGCGCTCCGCCTCGTCCGCCTCCGCGGGCTCCACGGCGGTGATCGAGTTCTCCGTCATCCCTGAGTACGGCACCCCGCCCGACCCCGCCACACTGGAGTCCGATCTCCGTCTCGTCCTTGCTGGCCGTCTTGACATAGAGCAGCGGCTGGCCCGCCGTTCCCGTGCGGTGCGGCCGCCCCGCGTACCCGTGGCCCCACCTCGGGTGACGCTGGTCGACGACGCCTCCGCGACGGCCACCGTCGTGGAAGTCAGGGCCCATGACAGGCCGGGACTGCTGTGGCGCATCGGACGGGCGTTCGGCGAGTGCGGTCTTGACGTGCGAGCCGCTCGCGTAGAGACTCTCGGCGCGGAGGCGGTTGACGTCTTCTACGTCGTCGACCGCGCCGGTCGCCCCCTCAGCGACGACGCGCAGAGGGCACAAGTTCGCGATCAAGTGCTTGCTGCACTGCGATAA
- a CDS encoding nitrate- and nitrite sensing domain-containing protein has product MTTGNSESGLAAARDRGRRPLPRLALRNWRVRWRLTALILVPTIAAVVLGGTRVVESVQSIAEYDRTATAAEAAGRIRDLTQAIGLERDTGGWIGASRAMRRTLAQPLAQRKAAVDKLVATVRSDLDAIDDSYGERVVKAAEEARGDLSRLARIRAEGQTRTIEYDFLTDSLLNLHDELSLMSEDSQIAGQFRALSALAKAKEEVSRQRVLLLQASYNPDAVDAKTVEQFIASNARQLDDISTVGTEAGVDAGLELSKTLTSKPEYVGVQLTKSRAITLASGRAPGVRITQNLISAKASRQEWFENNGVVIDVFHDIEQDLAGKVNLRGQELRQAEIRNAIIAGVLILALLVLVLLFTVAIARSMVAPLRRLRTEALEIAGFRLPDVVRQLRVNGDAAVGDVRPIEIEGNDEIGEVARAFDQVHRQAVRLAGEEAELRGNISSMFVNLSRRTQTLVERQISLIDGLEKGEQDGARLADLFKLDHLATRMRRNSENLLVLAGHEATRRRSQPAKLVDVVRAALSEVEGYERVQVRVHRSTSVLGSCANDLVHLVAELVENAIQFSPNTSHVIVTSSLIEGGGALLSVSDTGISMTEEELAEANRRLAEPPVVDVSVSRRMGLFVVGRLALRHGIRVQLRKGEGAGLIAMVLLPPALIADGTQQPLPQRPAFGGGTVPTPAFGTPGPQAPANGTFRSFGSFDSVDHGPAMPGSHDGTPRHAFGSFGSDPARGAVSGFTADTDGGSYRRQPTSFDSGSYSSYPSVGSAPSGTGAFQTPPSYATNDVRFRGAGDPAPTPSVEVSPMEPEQEEYLPIFASVESAWFRRPPGEQPKTTGDGGVTPAQAVPSGEEAWRTAADAGWRAAAAASEPSLGGVTAAGLPKRTPKANLVPGTASQPATPAQQPQQRQAPAAQPVSADRVRSRLASFQQGVRRGRQELRGQEEQSE; this is encoded by the coding sequence GTGACTACGGGGAACTCCGAGAGCGGCCTCGCCGCAGCGCGGGACCGCGGGAGGCGGCCGCTGCCACGCCTGGCCCTGCGCAACTGGCGCGTGCGGTGGCGTCTCACCGCGCTCATCCTTGTTCCCACCATTGCCGCCGTCGTGCTGGGCGGCACGCGCGTGGTGGAATCGGTGCAGAGCATCGCGGAATACGACCGCACGGCCACCGCCGCCGAGGCGGCGGGACGCATCCGCGACCTGACCCAAGCGATCGGTCTGGAGCGTGACACCGGCGGCTGGATCGGCGCCAGCCGCGCAATGCGCAGGACGCTCGCGCAGCCGCTCGCCCAGCGCAAGGCCGCCGTCGACAAGCTGGTCGCGACCGTCCGCAGCGACCTCGACGCGATCGACGACTCCTACGGCGAGCGTGTGGTCAAGGCCGCCGAGGAGGCGCGGGGCGACCTGAGCCGGCTGGCGAGGATCAGGGCCGAGGGCCAGACCCGCACCATCGAGTACGACTTCCTCACCGACAGCCTGCTCAACCTGCACGACGAGCTGAGCCTCATGTCCGAGGACTCCCAGATCGCCGGCCAGTTCCGCGCGTTGAGCGCGCTCGCGAAGGCGAAGGAGGAGGTCTCCCGGCAGCGTGTCCTGCTGCTCCAGGCCTCCTACAACCCCGACGCCGTCGACGCCAAGACCGTCGAGCAGTTCATCGCGTCCAACGCGCGCCAGCTCGATGACATCTCCACCGTCGGCACCGAGGCCGGCGTCGACGCCGGCCTGGAACTGTCCAAGACGTTGACGTCCAAGCCCGAGTACGTCGGCGTCCAGCTCACCAAGTCCCGCGCGATCACGCTGGCCAGCGGGCGGGCGCCCGGCGTCCGGATCACGCAGAACCTGATCTCCGCCAAGGCCAGCCGCCAGGAGTGGTTCGAGAACAACGGCGTCGTCATCGACGTCTTCCACGACATCGAGCAGGACCTGGCCGGAAAGGTGAACCTGCGCGGCCAGGAGCTGCGCCAGGCCGAGATCCGCAACGCGATCATCGCGGGCGTGCTGATCCTCGCGCTGCTGGTGCTGGTCCTGCTGTTCACCGTGGCCATCGCCCGGTCCATGGTCGCCCCGCTGCGCCGGTTGCGCACCGAAGCCCTGGAGATCGCCGGCTTCCGCCTGCCCGACGTGGTCCGCCAGCTGCGGGTCAACGGCGACGCGGCGGTCGGCGACGTACGGCCGATCGAGATCGAGGGCAACGACGAGATCGGCGAAGTGGCGCGGGCCTTCGACCAGGTGCACCGGCAGGCCGTGCGCCTGGCGGGCGAGGAGGCCGAGCTGCGCGGCAACATCAGCTCGATGTTCGTCAACCTCTCGCGCCGCACCCAGACGCTGGTCGAGCGGCAGATCTCGCTGATCGACGGCCTGGAGAAGGGCGAGCAGGACGGCGCCCGGCTGGCCGACCTGTTCAAGCTCGACCACCTGGCCACCCGCATGCGCCGCAACTCCGAGAACCTCCTGGTCCTCGCCGGTCACGAGGCCACCCGCCGGCGCAGCCAGCCGGCCAAGCTGGTCGACGTCGTCCGCGCCGCGCTGTCGGAGGTCGAGGGCTACGAGCGCGTCCAGGTGCGGGTCCACCGTTCCACGTCGGTGCTCGGCAGCTGCGCCAACGACCTCGTCCACCTGGTCGCCGAGCTGGTCGAGAACGCCATCCAGTTCTCCCCGAACACCTCTCACGTCATCGTCACGAGCAGCCTCATCGAGGGCGGCGGCGCGCTGCTGTCGGTGAGCGACACCGGCATCAGCATGACCGAGGAGGAGCTGGCCGAGGCCAACCGCCGGCTGGCCGAGCCGCCGGTCGTGGACGTGTCGGTGTCGCGGCGCATGGGTCTGTTCGTGGTCGGCCGCCTCGCGCTGCGCCACGGCATCCGGGTGCAGCTCAGGAAGGGCGAGGGCGCCGGCCTGATCGCCATGGTGCTGCTGCCGCCCGCGCTGATCGCCGACGGCACGCAGCAGCCGTTGCCGCAGCGCCCGGCGTTCGGCGGTGGCACCGTGCCCACCCCCGCGTTCGGCACGCCGGGACCGCAGGCGCCGGCGAACGGGACGTTCCGGTCGTTCGGCAGTTTCGACTCCGTCGACCACGGCCCCGCCATGCCCGGCTCGCACGACGGCACGCCGCGGCACGCGTTCGGCTCGTTCGGCTCGGATCCCGCCCGCGGTGCGGTGTCCGGGTTCACCGCCGACACCGACGGGGGCTCCTACCGCAGGCAGCCGACCTCGTTCGACTCCGGGTCCTACTCGTCGTACCCGAGCGTGGGGTCCGCCCCGTCCGGTACTGGTGCGTTCCAGACGCCGCCGTCCTACGCCACGAACGACGTGCGCTTTCGCGGGGCGGGCGACCCGGCCCCGACGCCGTCGGTCGAGGTGTCGCCGATGGAGCCGGAGCAGGAGGAGTACCTGCCGATCTTCGCGTCGGTGGAGTCCGCCTGGTTCCGCCGGCCGCCTGGTGAGCAGCCGAAGACGACGGGCGACGGTGGGGTCACTCCCGCGCAAGCCGTACCCTCTGGGGAGGAAGCGTGGCGAACGGCCGCAGACGCCGGATGGCGGGCGGCGGCCGCAGCCAGCGAACCCAGCCTCGGCGGCGTGACCGCCGCCGGGCTGCCGAAGCGCACCCCCAAGGCCAACCTGGTGCCGGGCACGGCGAGCCAGCCGGCGACGCCGGCTCAGCAGCCGCAGCAGCGGCAGGCGCCGGCGGCGCAGCCGGTCTCCGCGGACCGGGTACGCAGCCGGTTGGCCAGCTTCCAGCAGGGTGTGCGCCGCGGTCGCCAGGAACTTCGTGGACAGGAGGAACAGAGTGAGTAA
- a CDS encoding DUF742 domain-containing protein, whose translation MYGTDGIGEEEPLFRPYAVTGGRSEPRYHLAMETLVSSMSIPDAEMALLTPEHEAIMQLCRTFRSVAEISALLRVPLGVARVLVADMSDEGLVRLHQPRLSQGQPDLNMLERVLSGLRRL comes from the coding sequence GTGTACGGCACTGACGGAATCGGGGAAGAAGAGCCCCTGTTCCGTCCTTACGCGGTGACCGGCGGCCGTTCCGAGCCGCGCTATCACCTCGCGATGGAGACGTTGGTCTCGTCGATGTCGATCCCGGACGCCGAGATGGCCCTGCTCACCCCCGAGCACGAGGCCATCATGCAGCTGTGCAGGACGTTCCGGTCGGTCGCCGAGATCTCGGCCCTACTCCGCGTCCCGCTGGGCGTGGCCAGGGTGCTTGTGGCGGACATGTCCGACGAAGGGCTTGTCCGCCTGCACCAGCCACGCCTCAGCCAGGGACAGCCAGACCTCAACATGCTCGAAAGGGTGCTCAGTGGACTACGCAGGCTCTAG
- a CDS encoding roadblock/LC7 domain-containing protein, which produces MTTLSHEAHRFDWLITDFVRNTPGVAHAVVVSADGLCLAASEGFPPDRADQLAAVSAGLLSLTVGASRVFEGGAVTQTVVEMQRGLLLVMAISDGSVLTVLAGPDCDMGLVAYQMTLLVDRAGQALTPALRAELQAARTR; this is translated from the coding sequence GTGACAACCCTTAGCCATGAGGCGCACAGGTTCGACTGGCTGATCACCGACTTCGTCCGCAACACGCCCGGAGTCGCGCATGCCGTCGTGGTCTCCGCGGACGGCCTGTGCCTGGCCGCCTCGGAAGGCTTCCCGCCGGACCGGGCGGACCAGCTGGCCGCCGTCTCCGCGGGCCTGCTGAGCCTCACCGTGGGCGCGTCCAGGGTGTTCGAGGGCGGCGCGGTGACGCAGACCGTCGTCGAGATGCAGCGTGGACTGCTGCTGGTCATGGCCATCAGCGACGGCTCGGTGCTCACGGTGCTGGCGGGTCCTGATTGTGACATGGGGTTGGTGGCGTATCAGATGACGCTGCTGGTAGACAGAGCGGGACAAGCGCTGACGCCGGCCCTGCGCGCCGAACTCCAGGCAGCCAGGACGCGGTGA